Proteins from a genomic interval of Nostoc sp. TCL240-02:
- the rsmA gene encoding 16S rRNA (adenine(1518)-N(6)/adenine(1519)-N(6))-dimethyltransferase RsmA, with the protein MIRPRKVFAQHWLKSEKALDAIIKAAECTESDRSVKGDRILEIGPGTGILTRRLLPLVQSLIAVEIDRDLCHLLSKQLGKTKNFLLLQGDFLTLDLPSYLVAFPNFQKPNKVVANIPYNITGPIIEKLLGTIANPNPEPFDSIVLLVQKEVAERLYAKPGSKTFGALSVRVQYLAECELICTVPASAFHPAPKVDSAVVRLRPRKIEIPALNPRQLETFLKLGFGAKRKMLRNNLQSVIERDRLSHLLEQLKINPQARAEDISVQQWVILANELTVESGEQGVGNR; encoded by the coding sequence ATGATCCGACCGCGTAAGGTCTTTGCTCAACATTGGCTCAAAAGTGAAAAGGCGCTCGACGCAATTATTAAAGCAGCGGAGTGTACAGAAAGCGATCGCTCCGTCAAAGGCGATCGCATCCTGGAAATTGGCCCTGGAACTGGTATTCTAACTCGTCGTTTATTACCCTTAGTGCAATCTCTAATTGCAGTTGAAATAGACCGCGACCTATGCCATCTGTTGTCAAAGCAACTGGGTAAGACTAAAAATTTCTTATTGCTGCAAGGCGATTTTCTCACCCTGGATTTACCATCTTATTTGGTAGCCTTTCCCAATTTCCAAAAGCCAAACAAAGTAGTAGCCAATATTCCCTACAACATAACAGGGCCAATCATTGAGAAACTACTGGGTACAATCGCAAATCCTAACCCCGAACCATTTGACTCTATAGTGTTGCTGGTACAAAAAGAAGTGGCAGAAAGGTTGTATGCTAAACCAGGGTCAAAAACCTTTGGGGCGTTGAGCGTGCGGGTACAGTATTTGGCTGAGTGTGAGTTAATCTGCACAGTCCCAGCCTCTGCATTCCATCCAGCGCCAAAAGTTGATTCAGCAGTGGTACGATTACGTCCCCGAAAAATAGAAATACCAGCGCTTAATCCCCGACAGTTAGAGACTTTCTTGAAGTTGGGGTTTGGTGCCAAGCGCAAAATGTTACGAAATAATTTGCAATCTGTTATAGAACGCGATCGCCTGAGCCACTTACTGGAACAATTAAAAATAAATCCCCAAGCCAGAGCTGAAGATATCAGTGTTCAGCAATGGGTAATCCTAGCAAATGAACTGACAGTAGAGAGTGGGGAGCAGGGAGTAGGAAATAGATGA
- the lpxD gene encoding UDP-3-O-(3-hydroxymyristoyl)glucosamine N-acyltransferase yields the protein MKFSEIISQFGETATNHSLTSNPDHDPEIIGVAAIDEATNGTLSYVEGPKFGSFVSKTNATALILPQDEKLQELAQENGIVWISTSDPRLLFAKAIALFYQPYRPVPEIHPTAVIHSSAKVGSDVYVGPHAVIQEGVEIGDGAIIHPNVVIYPDTKIGDRTILHANCTIHERTRIGADCVIHSGAVIGAEGFGFVPSRTGWLKMEQSGYTILEDGVVVGCNTAIDRPAVGETRVGRNTVIDNLVQIGHGCQIGSGCAIAGQAGMAGGVKLGNRVILAGQTGIANQVKMGDGAIASAQTGIHSDVAPGEIVSGTPAIPYKLYLKVCAVYSRLPDMYQSLKQLQRKFKNSND from the coding sequence ATGAAATTTAGCGAAATTATCAGCCAATTTGGTGAAACAGCCACCAATCATAGCCTGACTAGCAACCCAGACCATGACCCAGAAATTATAGGGGTAGCAGCCATTGATGAAGCCACTAACGGTACTCTCAGCTACGTAGAAGGGCCAAAATTTGGGTCTTTTGTCAGTAAGACCAATGCTACAGCTTTAATTTTGCCCCAAGACGAAAAATTACAGGAGCTTGCACAAGAGAACGGTATTGTCTGGATATCGACCTCAGATCCGCGACTGTTATTTGCCAAAGCGATCGCACTTTTTTACCAACCATATCGCCCCGTTCCAGAAATTCATCCCACTGCTGTAATTCACTCCAGTGCAAAAGTTGGTAGTGATGTTTACGTTGGCCCCCATGCTGTGATTCAGGAAGGCGTAGAAATTGGCGATGGTGCAATTATTCATCCCAATGTGGTGATTTATCCAGATACCAAAATCGGCGATCGCACCATCTTACACGCCAACTGTACTATTCACGAACGCACCCGCATCGGTGCAGATTGTGTGATTCACAGTGGTGCAGTCATTGGTGCAGAAGGCTTTGGTTTTGTTCCTAGCCGTACTGGTTGGTTAAAAATGGAACAATCTGGATATACAATCTTAGAAGATGGGGTGGTAGTTGGCTGTAACACCGCTATTGACCGCCCAGCAGTCGGAGAAACACGGGTAGGCCGCAATACAGTAATTGATAACTTAGTACAAATAGGTCATGGCTGCCAAATTGGTTCTGGCTGTGCTATTGCAGGTCAGGCTGGTATGGCGGGGGGCGTTAAACTGGGAAATCGCGTTATTTTAGCTGGACAAACCGGAATAGCCAATCAAGTGAAAATGGGAGATGGTGCGATCGCATCTGCTCAAACTGGAATTCACAGCGATGTTGCACCAGGAGAAATTGTCTCAGGAACTCCAGCCATTCCTTACAAACTATATCTCAAGGTATGTGCTGTTTATAGTCGCTTACCAGATATGTATCAATCGCTAAAACAATTGCAACGTAAATTCAAAAATAGCAATGATTGA
- a CDS encoding NAD(P)/FAD-dependent oxidoreductase has product MLPLRIVVIGGGAAGFFGAIACAKANPDAQVTLLEASRQPLAKVLISGGGRCNVTHACFEPEELVQNYPRGAKALRGALTRFGPQDTVAWFAAGGVYLKTEADGRMFPVTNTSETIVECLIKAVATSGVKLRVGTHVTSVKRSAADEGFDILLKSGETIKCDRLLLATGSSIVGYKIVRELGHQIEPPVPSLFTFNILDQKLRELAGVSVNPVQLRLSASGKSQLQQTGPLLITHWGLSGPAVLKLSAWGARVLHESRYQAKLLINWLPLMHQEQVREKVLAIKDEWGKKAIALHRGVDLPHRLWQYIIARAGITTEDRWAEISSKTLNQLVQELTQGQYLINGKGAFKEEFVTCGGVNLKEVNFKTMESRLVPGLYFAGEILDIDGVTGGFNFQSAWTTGYLAGIAMANSQTA; this is encoded by the coding sequence TTGCTACCGTTACGAATCGTAGTTATTGGGGGTGGGGCTGCGGGATTTTTTGGCGCGATCGCTTGTGCTAAAGCCAATCCTGATGCCCAGGTTACTTTACTCGAAGCCAGTCGTCAACCACTGGCGAAAGTGCTAATTTCTGGTGGTGGACGCTGCAACGTCACTCACGCTTGCTTTGAGCCGGAGGAGTTAGTGCAAAATTACCCCAGAGGTGCAAAAGCTTTGCGGGGTGCTTTGACTCGCTTTGGCCCTCAAGATACAGTAGCTTGGTTTGCTGCTGGTGGAGTCTATTTAAAAACTGAAGCTGATGGCCGGATGTTTCCTGTCACCAACACTTCAGAAACCATTGTGGAATGTCTAATTAAAGCGGTGGCGACATCTGGGGTCAAACTCCGTGTCGGTACACACGTAACTTCCGTAAAACGAAGTGCAGCAGATGAGGGGTTTGATATTCTTCTTAAGTCGGGAGAGACGATTAAATGCGATCGCCTACTGCTTGCTACCGGCAGTAGTATTGTCGGTTATAAAATTGTCCGAGAGTTAGGTCATCAAATAGAACCGCCAGTGCCCTCGTTATTTACCTTCAACATTCTCGATCAAAAGTTGCGAGAGTTAGCTGGAGTTAGCGTTAACCCTGTCCAATTAAGGTTATCTGCGAGCGGAAAATCCCAATTACAACAAACTGGGCCATTGCTAATTACCCACTGGGGTTTGAGTGGCCCGGCTGTTTTAAAGCTTTCTGCTTGGGGTGCGAGAGTTTTGCACGAAAGCCGCTATCAAGCCAAATTATTGATTAATTGGCTGCCCCTTATGCACCAAGAACAAGTGCGAGAAAAAGTTTTAGCAATTAAAGATGAATGGGGAAAGAAAGCGATCGCATTGCATCGCGGCGTTGATTTACCCCATCGTCTTTGGCAATATATCATTGCCCGTGCAGGCATTACCACAGAAGACCGTTGGGCAGAAATATCTAGCAAAACCTTAAATCAACTGGTGCAAGAACTGACTCAAGGACAATACTTAATTAACGGCAAAGGAGCCTTTAAAGAAGAATTTGTTACCTGTGGCGGCGTTAACCTCAAAGAAGTCAACTTCAAGACGATGGAAAGTAGGTTAGTTCCTGGCCTTTATTTTGCTGGAGAAATTTTAGATATTGATGGCGTTACCGGTGGGTTTAACTTCCAAAGTGCTTGGACAACCGGGTATTTGGCAGGGATAGCAATGGCGAATAGCCAGACAGCTTAA
- the rd gene encoding rubredoxin: protein MAKYICTVCGYEYDPEFGDPDSDIAPGTAFENIPDDWVCPVCGSTKDQFELVE from the coding sequence ATGGCAAAGTATATATGTACCGTTTGCGGCTATGAATATGACCCAGAATTCGGCGATCCAGATAGCGATATAGCGCCGGGAACAGCTTTTGAAAATATACCAGATGATTGGGTATGTCCGGTTTGTGGTTCCACCAAAGATCAATTTGAACTAGTTGAATAG
- a CDS encoding SRPBCC family protein, whose translation MSASHISDSIIAGSDMAWSQDKQKLLVQGEILVETRSHKACGGAVTAWMYLPMVRSQVWQQLTDYPRWVQYFPDITKSEISHKGEVKRLYQAAQKAFFFFTAQVEIYLSVVEVLGQQIQFRMEKGTFEDFNANLELKDCGNGTLLAYTVQATPLIPIPSIFIQQAMNFELPANMRKMRQVICKTQQ comes from the coding sequence ATGTCTGCGTCTCATATCTCAGACTCAATTATTGCAGGTTCAGATATGGCTTGGAGTCAAGATAAACAAAAGTTGCTGGTACAGGGTGAAATTTTGGTAGAAACGCGATCGCACAAGGCGTGTGGTGGCGCAGTGACAGCCTGGATGTATTTGCCGATGGTGCGATCGCAAGTTTGGCAGCAATTAACTGATTATCCCCGGTGGGTGCAATATTTTCCTGATATCACTAAAAGCGAGATATCACACAAAGGTGAAGTTAAGCGCCTATATCAAGCAGCACAAAAAGCCTTTTTCTTTTTCACGGCTCAAGTTGAAATTTACCTCAGCGTTGTAGAAGTGCTGGGGCAACAAATCCAATTCCGCATGGAAAAAGGGACTTTTGAGGATTTTAACGCGAATTTAGAACTCAAAGATTGCGGTAATGGGACGCTGCTTGCTTATACTGTGCAAGCTACACCCCTGATTCCGATTCCATCAATTTTTATTCAACAAGCAATGAACTTTGAGTTACCTGCAAATATGCGTAAAATGCGACAAGTAATTTGTAAGACTCAGCAATAG
- a CDS encoding response regulator: MSEARVTILHVDDNEANRYVVNRILQNAGFSVVEAATGTAGLKAVAEHQPALVILDVKLPDISGFEVCRQIKANPETAFIPVLHLSASFILSQDKAEGLDSGADAYLAQPVEPIELLATVRSLLRIRRAEEAALSSAQEWQTTFDSIKDSVCLVDQEGIILRCNRAMMQLFCKPAQEILGCVHHELMGAQLGIGDGACFRRAKETHQRQVLEFQSRKRWFAKTIDPVFDGHGNLTGAVFILSDITERKQAEALLQEQNEHLNRLMVSLQQQTEQAQQANRIKDEFLAVLSHELRSPLNPILGWVRILQTRQQNAAKTQYALETIERNAKLQAQLIEDLLDVSRILQGKLSLNKVPVALNFTIKAALETVRLAAEAKSIQIQTIFEPNVGQVLGDSGRLQQVVWNLLSNAIKFTSQGGRVEVRLERMKNEGDTCPSEYTQITISDTGMGISGEFLPYVFDYFRQADGTTTRRFGGLGLGLAIVRHLVELHGGSVQAASSGEGQGATFTVKFPPITAAKLNQDDTAFHNGSDFNLNGLQALLVDDDKDSREFIAFLLEQYGVQVTEAESATEALSSLGRAKFDLLVSDIGMPDMDGYTLIRQIRKQSPDRGGEIPAIALTAYAGEIDRQQALAAGFQQHISKPIEPELLMQAILTIVRV, translated from the coding sequence ATGTCTGAGGCAAGGGTTACGATCCTGCATGTTGACGATAACGAAGCCAATCGTTATGTTGTCAACCGGATTTTGCAAAATGCAGGCTTTAGCGTCGTGGAAGCGGCAACCGGAACAGCAGGATTAAAGGCTGTTGCTGAACATCAGCCTGCTCTAGTGATTTTGGATGTCAAATTACCAGATATTAGCGGCTTTGAAGTCTGTCGCCAAATTAAGGCAAATCCCGAAACTGCTTTTATTCCGGTGCTACATCTGTCTGCAAGTTTTATTCTAAGCCAGGATAAAGCAGAAGGCTTAGATAGTGGTGCCGATGCTTATTTGGCGCAACCTGTTGAACCCATTGAACTGTTGGCTACGGTGCGATCGCTCCTGCGAATTCGCCGAGCGGAAGAAGCTGCTTTATCCTCAGCACAAGAGTGGCAAACCACCTTTGACTCTATCAAAGACAGCGTATGTCTGGTAGACCAAGAAGGGATAATTCTCCGCTGTAATCGAGCGATGATGCAGCTTTTTTGCAAGCCCGCCCAGGAAATCTTAGGTTGTGTTCACCATGAGTTGATGGGCGCACAATTGGGAATTGGTGATGGCGCTTGCTTTCGCCGTGCTAAAGAAACTCACCAACGCCAAGTTCTAGAATTTCAGTCCAGAAAACGGTGGTTTGCCAAAACCATCGACCCGGTATTTGATGGACATGGGAATCTCACAGGTGCCGTTTTCATTCTGTCTGATATCACCGAACGCAAACAAGCAGAAGCCTTGTTGCAAGAGCAGAACGAACACTTGAATCGGCTGATGGTTTCTTTGCAACAACAAACTGAACAAGCCCAACAAGCCAATCGGATTAAAGATGAGTTTTTGGCAGTGTTGTCTCATGAATTGCGATCGCCCCTGAATCCGATTTTGGGATGGGTAAGAATTTTGCAAACGCGCCAGCAGAACGCAGCCAAAACTCAGTATGCACTCGAAACAATCGAACGCAACGCTAAACTACAAGCGCAACTAATCGAAGATTTGCTTGATGTGTCGCGCATTCTCCAAGGCAAGTTAAGTTTGAATAAAGTTCCAGTTGCTTTGAATTTTACTATCAAAGCTGCCCTGGAAACCGTGCGGCTTGCTGCCGAAGCTAAATCTATTCAGATTCAAACAATATTTGAACCGAACGTTGGACAAGTTTTAGGTGATTCTGGTCGCTTGCAACAGGTTGTTTGGAACCTACTTTCCAACGCAATTAAATTTACCTCACAAGGTGGTCGAGTGGAGGTGCGGTTAGAAAGGATGAAGAATGAAGGTGATACTTGTCCTTCGGAATACACTCAAATCACTATCAGCGACACTGGGATGGGAATCTCTGGTGAATTTTTGCCTTATGTCTTTGACTACTTTCGCCAAGCTGATGGGACAACGACTCGAAGATTTGGCGGATTAGGGTTAGGGTTAGCAATCGTGCGTCATTTGGTGGAATTGCATGGAGGAAGCGTTCAGGCAGCAAGCTCTGGAGAAGGTCAAGGAGCAACCTTTACAGTCAAGTTTCCACCGATCACTGCGGCAAAACTGAATCAAGATGATACTGCGTTTCATAATGGCTCAGACTTCAATCTGAATGGATTGCAAGCGCTGCTTGTAGATGATGATAAAGATTCGCGGGAGTTCATTGCCTTCTTGCTAGAACAATACGGGGTACAAGTGACTGAAGCCGAATCAGCTACTGAAGCTTTGAGCAGTTTGGGGCGAGCAAAATTTGATTTGTTAGTTAGTGATATTGGGATGCCCGATATGGATGGCTACACACTAATTCGTCAAATTAGAAAGCAGTCGCCCGATCGCGGCGGAGAAATTCCGGCGATCGCCCTCACTGCTTATGCAGGAGAGATCGATCGACAACAAGCACTAGCAGCCGGATTCCAACAGCATATTTCTAAACCAATTGAGCCAGAGCTACTAATGCAGGCTATTTTAACTATCGTCAGAGTATAA
- a CDS encoding ATP-binding protein: protein MTIVFTLEIHYEQDVVQARQRTRDIAEQLGFDAQDQARLATAVSEIARNAFQYAKGGTVEFCVVGEPQTFLIRIQDRGEGIPHLAEVLAGRYTSDTGMGLGIMGSRKLMDLFEIESLPPEGTTVVMSKKLSKRTPSFTDSQLQQIRERVMERSPQNPYQEIQRQNQELLRAMAELRKREEELIQLNRELEDTNRGVVALYAELDEKADSLQKANELKTRFLSNMSHEFRTPLNSILSLSRMLLARMDGDLTAEQEKQVTFIQKGASGLSELVNDLLDLAKVEAGKIEVRPSSFEVSDLFATLRGMLRPLLVQGSSVALIVEEPDGIGQIYSDEGKVAQILRNFVSNALKFTEQGEVRVSAVQRGHTVTFSVSDTGIGIATADVERVFEDFVQIESSLQKQVKGTGLGLPLSRKLTELLGGSISVTSKLGQGSTFTASIPIAYPHATDFPSRLQPIASLEPTGLPILAIEDHPETLFIYEKHLQESTYQLIATRTLAQARLVLQQVQPAAIMLDIMLEGQNGWTFLREIKGDETTCNIPVLVITIIDNEKQALALGANGFLIKPVDRLQLLNKLNTLINQNKPQKILLIDDDPAYRYLVKQLLINTQLSILEAMNGWEGLNLAQREQPTAIVLDLEMPELSGFDVLNQLKSNSVTESIPVIIYSSAQLDAEMQSQLAKKSIAILSKETGSQTAAMSDDKPLRVYAQLQDALIKAGLVLDACGQSHV from the coding sequence ATGACAATTGTTTTCACCCTGGAAATCCACTACGAACAAGATGTTGTCCAAGCTAGACAACGAACTCGTGACATTGCCGAACAATTGGGTTTTGATGCTCAAGATCAAGCACGCTTGGCAACGGCAGTTTCCGAAATTGCCCGCAACGCCTTTCAGTATGCTAAAGGTGGAACGGTGGAATTTTGTGTGGTAGGAGAGCCTCAGACGTTTCTGATTCGGATTCAGGATCGAGGTGAGGGCATTCCTCATCTGGCAGAAGTTTTGGCAGGACGCTACACCTCTGATACCGGGATGGGATTAGGCATTATGGGCAGTCGCAAGCTGATGGATCTCTTTGAGATCGAATCGCTGCCGCCAGAGGGAACAACGGTAGTGATGAGCAAAAAGTTGTCGAAGCGCACACCTAGTTTCACCGATTCGCAATTGCAGCAGATTCGAGAAAGGGTGATGGAGCGATCGCCTCAAAATCCATATCAAGAGATCCAGCGACAAAACCAGGAATTACTGCGGGCAATGGCAGAGCTACGCAAGCGCGAGGAAGAACTGATCCAACTCAACCGGGAACTGGAAGATACTAATCGTGGTGTAGTTGCCCTCTACGCGGAACTGGATGAGAAGGCAGACTCTCTGCAAAAGGCAAACGAGCTCAAAACCCGCTTTCTCTCGAACATGAGCCATGAGTTTCGCACACCGCTTAACTCTATTTTGTCCCTATCTCGGATGCTACTAGCACGGATGGATGGCGATTTGACTGCCGAGCAAGAAAAGCAGGTAACATTCATCCAAAAGGGGGCGAGCGGATTATCAGAACTAGTCAACGACTTGCTGGATTTGGCAAAGGTGGAAGCTGGAAAAATTGAAGTGCGTCCCAGTTCCTTTGAAGTCAGTGACTTGTTTGCCACGCTGCGGGGAATGCTGCGCCCATTATTGGTTCAAGGCTCCTCTGTGGCGCTGATTGTCGAGGAACCTGACGGCATTGGACAGATATATAGCGATGAGGGCAAAGTTGCACAAATTCTAAGAAACTTTGTCTCGAATGCGCTCAAATTTACCGAACAGGGAGAAGTGCGCGTGAGTGCTGTGCAAAGAGGTCATACCGTGACCTTCTCCGTGTCCGATACGGGCATCGGCATAGCGACCGCCGATGTGGAGCGCGTTTTTGAGGATTTTGTCCAAATTGAGTCTTCTCTGCAAAAGCAGGTGAAGGGAACCGGGTTAGGATTACCGTTATCGCGCAAGCTAACGGAGCTACTCGGTGGCAGTATTTCAGTTACAAGTAAGCTGGGTCAAGGCTCCACCTTTACAGCATCGATTCCGATCGCCTACCCTCATGCAACTGATTTTCCCAGCCGACTGCAACCAATTGCATCACTTGAGCCAACTGGCCTGCCCATTCTGGCGATTGAAGATCATCCAGAAACGCTATTTATTTACGAAAAGCACCTTCAGGAGTCAACTTATCAATTAATTGCCACCCGGACTTTAGCTCAGGCTAGGCTTGTCTTACAACAAGTTCAACCGGCGGCAATTATGCTAGATATTATGCTAGAAGGGCAAAACGGCTGGACGTTCTTGCGAGAAATCAAAGGAGATGAAACGACCTGTAACATTCCTGTACTCGTTATTACCATCATTGATAACGAGAAGCAAGCACTAGCGCTCGGAGCTAACGGTTTTCTAATTAAGCCGGTAGACAGATTGCAGTTGTTGAATAAACTTAATACGCTAATTAATCAGAACAAGCCTCAAAAAATCTTGTTAATTGACGATGACCCCGCCTATCGGTATTTGGTGAAACAGTTGTTAATAAATACACAATTGAGTATTTTAGAAGCCATGAACGGATGGGAAGGATTAAATTTGGCACAACGGGAGCAACCGACCGCGATCGTACTTGACTTGGAGATGCCAGAGTTGAGCGGTTTTGATGTCCTCAATCAGCTTAAGAGCAATTCTGTCACTGAGTCGATTCCTGTTATCATCTACTCATCCGCACAACTGGATGCAGAAATGCAGAGCCAATTAGCAAAAAAAAGCATCGCCATTCTTTCCAAAGAAACAGGTTCTCAAACGGCAGCAATGTCTGACGACAAGCCGCTACGCGTCTACGCCCAACTTCAAGATGCGCTCATCAAAGCCGGACTTGTTCTCGATGCTTGCGGTCAAAGTCATGTCTGA
- a CDS encoding four helix bundle protein, whose translation MSKYVITHKLKLNYHILFYSMINYNANISIQERTENFAIRVIKAYSELNKRPFDDAGKILSKQFLRSGTSIGANCSEAKYAQSNKDFINKYSIALKEANETLYWIKIMIKSELVSKSKFQNLIEENEKIIKILTTSINKLKEK comes from the coding sequence ATGAGTAAATACGTCATTACTCATAAATTAAAATTGAATTATCACATTCTTTTTTACTCAATGATTAATTATAACGCAAATATCAGTATTCAAGAAAGAACAGAAAATTTTGCAATAAGAGTTATCAAAGCTTATTCTGAACTAAATAAAAGACCTTTTGACGACGCTGGCAAAATCTTGTCTAAACAATTTTTAAGAAGCGGGACATCAATAGGTGCAAACTGTTCAGAAGCTAAATATGCACAATCAAATAAAGACTTTATCAATAAGTATTCTATAGCCTTAAAGGAAGCCAATGAAACCCTTTATTGGATAAAAATAATGATAAAATCGGAGTTAGTGTCAAAATCAAAATTTCAAAATCTGATAGAAGAGAATGAAAAAATTATTAAGATATTAACAACTTCCATCAACAAATTGAAAGAAAAATAA
- a CDS encoding ATP-binding SpoIIE family protein phosphatase, whose amino-acid sequence MRESVPITITESSQIGEARRVAIALATRLGFQETERGKVGIVVTEVASNLIQHGQGGVLLLRAIEHNSAIGIEVLSLDKGRGMVDVDECLQDGFSTAGTLGNGLGAIRRLSGLFEIYSIPNKGTVLVAHLWSGSTPHPPEKTLEIGAICLPKRGEEVSGDAWACKVDHCHSLLLVVDGLGHGPAAANAASNAVRIFQEHHRSPGVIVEAAHAALRSTRGAVLAIAEIDFEQESIRFAGIGNIAANIFLFTKHHHLLSHNGIVGHEIRKIQEFSYPWYANGLLIMHSDGLDNKWQLAHYPGLSQKHPSLIAGVLYRDFNRDRDDVTVLVAKGMGS is encoded by the coding sequence ATGCGAGAATCTGTCCCCATTACAATTACTGAATCTAGCCAAATTGGGGAAGCGCGACGGGTAGCGATCGCTTTAGCAACTCGCCTCGGCTTTCAGGAAACAGAACGGGGCAAGGTTGGAATTGTGGTGACAGAGGTTGCAAGCAATCTAATTCAGCATGGTCAGGGTGGAGTGTTATTGCTAAGAGCGATCGAACACAATTCAGCCATCGGTATCGAAGTCTTGTCGCTAGATAAAGGACGGGGAATGGTCGATGTGGATGAGTGTTTGCAAGATGGCTTTTCCACAGCCGGAACATTAGGCAATGGACTAGGCGCAATTCGTCGTCTCTCTGGTTTATTTGAAATTTACTCTATTCCCAACAAAGGGACGGTTCTGGTCGCCCACCTCTGGTCAGGCTCGACACCCCATCCGCCGGAAAAGACTTTAGAAATTGGGGCGATCTGCTTGCCTAAACGAGGTGAGGAAGTTTCTGGAGATGCCTGGGCTTGTAAAGTGGATCATTGCCACAGCCTATTGCTAGTAGTCGATGGCTTAGGGCATGGGCCTGCGGCTGCCAATGCTGCTTCAAATGCCGTCAGAATTTTTCAAGAACATCATCGATCTCCTGGTGTGATCGTCGAAGCTGCCCATGCTGCCTTGCGAAGTACCCGAGGAGCGGTACTCGCCATTGCTGAAATCGACTTTGAACAAGAGTCTATCCGCTTTGCTGGAATTGGCAATATCGCTGCCAACATTTTCTTGTTTACTAAACACCACCATCTTTTATCTCACAACGGCATAGTCGGACATGAAATCCGCAAAATTCAAGAGTTTAGCTATCCCTGGTATGCCAACGGACTTTTAATTATGCATTCTGATGGATTAGACAATAAGTGGCAGCTCGCTCACTATCCAGGCTTGAGTCAAAAACATCCCAGTCTAATTGCAGGTGTCTTATACCGAGACTTTAACCGAGATCGGGACGATGTGACGGTGTTAGTGGCAAAAGGAATGGGCAGTTAA
- a CDS encoding anti-sigma regulatory factor, whose product MEKTETLNIQSSGDVVLVRQAVRQLGVEIGFGLVDQTKIVTAASELARNTLDYGGGGTVKLETLQEGRRRGLRLTFEDRGPGIPDIELALKDGFTTGGGLGMGLGGAKRLANEFEIQSAVGEGTRVTIVRWK is encoded by the coding sequence ATGGAGAAGACTGAAACGCTCAACATTCAATCTTCTGGTGATGTAGTCTTAGTTCGACAAGCCGTGCGCCAGTTGGGGGTGGAAATTGGCTTTGGCTTAGTAGACCAAACTAAAATTGTCACCGCCGCCAGTGAGTTAGCCCGCAACACCCTAGACTACGGGGGGGGTGGCACAGTCAAGCTAGAAACGCTTCAGGAAGGGAGGCGGCGAGGACTGCGGCTGACCTTTGAAGATCGGGGGCCGGGAATTCCCGATATTGAACTGGCGCTGAAAGATGGGTTTACCACAGGCGGCGGGTTGGGTATGGGGCTGGGCGGTGCCAAACGACTTGCCAACGAGTTTGAAATTCAGTCTGCGGTGGGAGAAGGAACGCGGGTAACAATTGTACGATGGAAATAA
- a CDS encoding STAS domain-containing protein, protein MERIPILKMGNFLVVTIQVDMHDRLAMTLQDDLTDRIAQNRAQGVLIDISALDIVDSFIGRVLANIAKMSRVLDAQTVVVGMQPAVAITLVELGLSLTGIRTALNVERGMALLRSLPAGGTPSSLNETTNNNGED, encoded by the coding sequence ATGGAACGCATTCCCATACTCAAAATGGGCAATTTCTTGGTGGTGACGATCCAAGTAGATATGCACGATCGCCTTGCCATGACGCTACAGGATGACTTGACCGACCGTATCGCCCAAAATCGCGCTCAGGGTGTCTTGATCGATATTTCGGCATTAGACATTGTTGATTCCTTCATTGGTAGGGTTTTAGCCAACATTGCTAAAATGTCACGAGTCTTAGATGCCCAAACAGTTGTCGTGGGGATGCAGCCTGCTGTGGCAATTACTCTGGTGGAATTGGGGCTGTCGCTGACGGGCATTCGCACTGCCCTAAACGTAGAAAGGGGAATGGCACTGTTGCGATCGCTTCCAGCGGGCGGGACGCCATCGTCACTCAATGAAACGACAAATAACAATGGAGAAGACTGA